A genomic window from Pecten maximus chromosome 4, xPecMax1.1, whole genome shotgun sequence includes:
- the LOC117325690 gene encoding uncharacterized protein LOC117325690 yields MDPLFGLPVVKESRAMESARNRNRTQQRRLGSQLLKLHSKLECNTSRIIQNKNVALDLWNVIHPPTLNKNAVCPSGLTNREKLVYKHMRKSGPLSMSLEEFDKKMDELKNIIAQSRQIVKAEKLPKKGRRNSEVVTGSTRRASIIPDDQQIRSPLINRKHKMKEALERLETADVRIKNQNPSDQYKSESRRHSSVLPSLPGGSRNGTSDNNRNHSNGRPRRNSVAVVSLETPENDRNLSSSSEERKQTMEDVKTLMGQLAIHWT; encoded by the coding sequence ATGGATCCCTTATTTGGACTTCCGGTTGTGAAAGAATCCCGGGCAATGGAGAGCGCAAGAAACCGGAACCGAACACAACAGCGACGCCTTGGCTCTCAGTTACTGAAATTACACTCCAAGCTAGAGTGTAACACGTCACGTATCATACAGAACAAGAATGTGGCTTTGGACCTCTGGAATGTTATCCACCCTCCCACTCTCAACAAAAATGCCGTCTGCCCATCCGGTCTCACTAACCGGGAGAAGTTGGTATACAAACACATGCGGAAGTCTGGTCCTCTCAGTATGTCGCTTGAGGAATTTGATAAAAAGATGGACGAGTTAAAGAATATAATTGCCCAAAGCAGGCAAATTGTTAAAGCTGAAAAGTTACCAAAGAAGGGACGGAGGAATAGCGAGGTTGTAACCGGAAGTACTAGACGTGCTAGTATCATACCGGACGACCAACAAATACGCTCCCCGCTCATCAATAGGAAACACAAGATGAAGGAAGCCCTGGAACGCTTAGAGACGGCAGATGTTCGTATCAAGAACCAGAACCCAAGTGACCAGTACAAATCTGAGTCGCGCAGGCATAGTTCAGTACTTCCGTCCCTTCCAGGCGGAAGTCGAAACGGTACTTCCGATAACAACAGAAATCATTCAAATGGTCGGCCAAGAAGAAACTCCGTAGCTGTTGTGTCACTTGAAACTCCTGAAAATGATCGCAATCTGAGTTCGTCATCAGAGGAGAGAAAACAAACAATGGAAGATGTGAAAACTCTCATGGGGCAATTGGCGATACATTGGACGTAA